The following proteins are encoded in a genomic region of Gossypium hirsutum isolate 1008001.06 chromosome D05, Gossypium_hirsutum_v2.1, whole genome shotgun sequence:
- the LOC107897261 gene encoding cytochrome b561, DM13 and DOMON domain-containing protein At5g54830: protein MYNSKSSLLLLLFLINSFIFFCNADSGTKCSNTSSLIGFESNFTMVQHQLRGHFKILDDCSFQVSRFDMLSGSSDVVFWGAVAVDFSNITRGFPISDHRLNQTTYKNASFSIQLLPNVTWDQIKVLSVWDVTTLSDFGHLTLPTNGSDFYPSRVHTMFDNCKNLSGNYRVRWSLNVEDNWIEIGLEAATKTMNYMAFGWANPKGTKELMLGADIAVAAFTEEGRPFVDDFYITSYSECMLHGKDGSAVGVCPDVVYENTTNGMTLNNTKLVYGHRRDGVSFIRFRKPLNSSDDKYDLPVNPTEEMTVIWALGLMKPPDTIRPYYLPQNHGGPMMVAYGHLRLNASENVDDCFGPLDADDKQDQDLIIASAKVPLVVTTGEALHYPNPPNPSKVLYINKKEAPVLRVERGVPVKFSVQTGHNVALYITSDYLGGNATLRNATETIYSGGPEAEGVMASPYELVWAPDRNTPDQVFYQSLYQPKMGWRVEVVDGGLSDMYNNSVFLDDQQVTFFWTISKDSISIAARGEKKSGYLAIAFGGEMVNSYAYVGWIDNAGKGRLNTYWIDGKDASNVHLTNENLTHVRCKSENGIITFEFTRPFNPSCSSHDKKKECKNILDPTTPLRVVWAMGAKWSEHLSERNMHSVTSQRPVRVMLMRGSSEAEQDLRPVLAVHGFMMFLAWGILLPGGILAARYLKHVKGDGWYQIHVYLQYSGLAIILLAVLFAVAELHGFFVSSLHVKFGIAAIFCACVQPVNAYLRPKKPDHGVEASSNRIIWEYFHVNVGRGAIVVGIAALFTGMKHLGERYKGENVHGLSWALIIWFLIGALIVIYLEYRERQRRRDRFLGRGKWVLGNVEEDDSVDLLNPHHASARTGSQNSGLMEVQLEPLSR from the coding sequence ATGTACAATTCCAAATCATCCCTGTTACTCCTACTCTTTCTCATCAATTCCTTCATCTTCTTCTGCAATGCGGATTCCGGTACAAAATGCTCCAACACGAGCTCCCTAATCGGCTTCGAATCCAATTTCACCATGGTCCAACACCAACTGAGAGGCCATTTCAAAATCCTCGATGATTGTTCTTTCCAAGTGTCCAGATTTGACATGTTATCCGGTTCTTCCGACGTCGTTTTCTGGGGGGCGGTCGCCGTCGACTTCTCTAACATCACCCGTGGGTTCCCGATCTCCGATCACCGCCTCAACCAAACAACTTACAAAAACGCGTCGTTTTCGATCCAATTACTCCCCAACGTCACCTGGGACCAGATCAAAGTTCTCTCCGTCTGGGACGTCACCACGTTATCGGACTTTGGCCACCTCACCCTCCCCACCAACGGGTCGGATTTTTATCCAAGCAGGGTACATACAATGTTCGATAACTGCAAGAACTTGTCGGGTAATTATAGGGTTCGGTGGAGTTTGAATGTGGAGGACAACTGGATTGAGATCGGGCTAGAAGCGGCTACCAAGACGATGAATTACATGGCGTTTGGCTGGGCGAATCCGAAAGGAACCAAGGAGCTGATGTTAGGAGCAGACATCGCGGTAGCGGCTTTTACGGAGGAAGGTAggccctttgttgatgatttttacattacGAGTTATAGTGAGTGTATGTTGCATGGTAAAGATGGTTCAGCCGTAGGTGTTTGTCCTGATGTAGTTTATGAGAATACCACCAACGGCATGACGCTAAATAATACTAAGTTGGTTTATGGACATAGGAGAGATGGGGTTTCCTTTATTAGGTTTAGGAAACCATTGAATTCGTCGGATGATAAATACGATTTGCCTGTGAATCCTACCGAGGAAATGACGGTTATTTGGGCATTAGGGTTGATGAAACCGCCTGATACTATCCGGCCATATTATTTGCCCCAAAATCACGGGGGTCCAATGATGGTTGCATATGGACATTTGAGGCTTAATGCTTCAGAGAATGTGGATGATTGTTTTGGGCCATTGGATGCTGATGATAAGCAGGACCAAGATTTGATTATTGCCAGTGCAAAAGTTCCGCTTGTTGTTACGACTGGGGAGGCGTTGCATTATCCAAATCCACCAAATCCATCAAAGGTTTTGTATATTAATAAGAAGGAGGCTCCAGTTTTGAGAGTGGAAAGAGGGGTTCCTGTGAAGTTTTCAGTGCAGACAGGTCATAATGTTGCTTTGTATATTACTTCTGATTATCTAGGTGGGAATGCAACATTGAGGAATGCGACTGAGACTATTTATTCTGGTGGGCCAGAAGCAGAAGGAGTCATGGCAAGCCCTTACGAATTGGTTTGGGCTCCCGATAGGAATACCCCTGATCAAGTGTTTTATCAGTCATTATACCAGCCCAAGATGGGGTGGAGAGTCGAAGTTGTTGATGGTGGTCTTTCTGATATGTATAACAATAGCGTGTTTTTAGATGATCAGCAAGTTACTTTCTTTTGGACAATATCTAAGGATTCAATATCTATTGCAGCCCGTGGTGAAAAGAAGAGTGGCTATCTAGCTATAGCTTTTGGTGGTGAGATGGTGAATAGCTATGCTTATGTGGGCTGGATTGACAATGCCGGAAAAGGGCGTCTAAATACATATTGGATTGATGGAAAGGATGCCTCAAATGTGCATCTGACGAATGAGAACTTGACGCATGTCAGGTGCAAGTCAGAAAATGGCATCATTACTTTTGAATTCACACGCCCCTTTAATCCATCATGCAGTAGTCATGATAAGAAGAAAGAGTGCAAGAACATTCTTGATCCAACAACTCCTCTTAGAGTAGTTTGGGCAATGGGTGCTAAGTGGTCTGAGCATCTTAGTGAGAGAAATATGCATTCTGTCACGAGTCAAAGGCCTGTGCGTGTGATGCTTATGCGCGGTTCTTCTGAGGCTGAGCAAGATTTACGACCGGTATTAGCTGTACATGGATTTATGATGTTCCTCGCATGGGGTATTCTACTTCCTGGTGGAATATTGGCTGCTAGATACCTTAAACATGTAAAAGGTGATGGATGGTACCAAATTCATGTTTACTTACAGTATTCGGGATTAGCAATTATCCTACTTGCCGTTCTTTTTGCTGTTGCTGAACTTCATGGTTTCTTTGTTAGCTCATTACATGTTAAGTTTGGGATTGCTGCTATATTTTGTGCCTGTGTACAACCAGTGAATGCATACCTCAGGCCTAAGAAACCTGATCATGGTGTGGAGGCTTCCTCAAATAGGATTATTTGGGAATATTTCCATGTAAATGTTGGCAGAGGTGCCATTGTTGTAGGAATAGCAGCGCTTTTCACTGGAATGAAGCATTTAGGAGAAAGATATAAAGGAGAAAATGTCCATGGACTTAGCTGGGCATTAATAATTTGGTTCTTGATAGGTGCACTGATAGTCATTTATTTGGAGTATCGAGAAAGACAGCGAAGGAGGGACCGGTTTTTAGGAAGGGGCAAGTGGGTCCTAGGCAATGTTGAAGAAGACGATTCTGTTGACCTTTTAAACCCACACCATGCTTCCGCACGAACAGGTTCACAGAATTCTGGACTAATGGAAGTTCAGTTAGAGCCATTGAGCAGatga